A section of the Babylonia areolata isolate BAREFJ2019XMU chromosome 1, ASM4173473v1, whole genome shotgun sequence genome encodes:
- the LOC143292350 gene encoding uncharacterized protein LOC143292350 — MASNVSEEKSCPVCLNKYRLLRVLLVMGQITLVAVSMFSLPWMTTTEADFHLWKVCLKNDSLSQQELCGPLDDRVESVPSYFKALQVMSGLLFGLCLLQLNVFCDNCFLDKGRVPVFMAFLSALLAATIVGVAGEHIPKDEGRLWQGEDLQMGIGFYFIIVSLVISILLAMGHLQYDQYRRREAQKNKASEEQSVRHESPSKGNASANISRNSVAPVPSPGLGSSSVSGADRSGRMGEDHNLKTRTAGSSHPPHALPLPPSLPPLRSSHPNPLPLFPPLPAHPPHHAQGGQTSFISQERSRSDTSESDGSTSLPESHATNGEPVPRSLHAERSQTSLTSQEESRSETPTSDGSISLPESDATEGEPADHSVMHHMDSVSAERLYCDNLRSVSRASMLLNRETQENHGDRPFVETAPSYTLPPSRDIQTPMIPPPAYSEAMRGEYLDMPPPPPVSVPVSHFAENNSSMHI; from the exons ATGGCTTCGAACGTAAGTGAAGAGAAGTCATGTCCAGTCTGCTTGAACAAATATCGCCTGCTTCGCGTACTGCTGGTGATGGGGCAAATAACACTGGTGGCTGTTTCCATGTTCTCTCTGCCTTGGATGACCACCACAGAGGCTGACTTCCATCTGTGGAAAGTCTGCCTGAAGAATGATTCGTTGTCACAGCAGGAACTGTGTGGCCCCCTTGACGATCGTGTCGAAAGCGTTCCTT CCTACTTCAAAGCCCTCCAGGTTATGAGCGGCCTCTTGTTCGGGCTCTGCCTCCTTCAGCTCAACGTCTTCTGCGACAACTGCTTTCTGGACAAGGGCAGAGTACCCGTATTCATGGCTTTCCTGTCCG CTCTGCTGGCCGCGACAATCGTGGGTGTGGCCGGAGAGCACATACCAAAAGACGAAGGCCGGCTGTGGCAGGGTGAGGACCTGCAGATGGGTATCGGCttctacttcatcatcgtcaGCCTCGTCATCAGCATCCTCCTGGCCATGGGCCACCTGCAGTATGACCAGTACCGAAGGAGGGAGGCACAGAAGAATAAAGCCAGTGAAGAACAAAGCGTACGTCACGAGTCACCCAGCAAGGGAAACGCTAGCGCGAACATCAGCAGGAACTCCGTGGCTCCAGTTCCATCGCCGGGGCTGGGTTCTAGCTCGGTGTCTGGAGCAGACAGAAGCGGCAGAATGGGGGAAGACCACAACCTGAAGACTCGCACAGCTGGGAGTTCGCATCCTCCTCATGctcttcctctgcctccttctcttcctcccctgcGCTCTTCTCATCCTAACCCTTTGCCTCTGTTTCCTCCCCTTCCTGCTCATCCACCTCATCATGCTCAAGGCGGTCAAACTTCTTTCATAAGCCAAGAACGATCCAGATCGGACACGTCGGAGAGCGACGGATCTACTTCACTTCCAGAAAGCCATGCCACAAATGGTGAGCCTGTTCCTCGCTCTCTCCATGCTGAACGCAGTCAAACTTCTTTGACAAGCCAAGAAGAATCTAGATCAGAAACGCCGACCAGTGACGGATCCATTTCGCTTCCAGAAAGCGATGCCACCGAGGGTGAGCCTGCCGACCACTCCGTGATGCATCACATGGACAGCGTGTCCGCGGAGAGGCTCTACTGTGATAACCTGCGCTCTGTTTCCAGAGCTTCCATGCTGCTCAATCGGGAAACACAGGAAAACCACGGAGACCGTCCCTTCGTGGAAACCGCGCCCTCCTATACTCTACCTCCATCCCGAGACATTCAGACCCCCATGATTCCTCCTCCTGCCTACTCAGAGGCAATGAGAGGAGAGTATCTGgacatgccccctccccctccggtcAGTGTGCCCGTCAGTCATTTCGcggaaaacaacagcagcatgcACATTTga